CTGAAAGTGCGCCCGGGAGAAGAGGCGGTCCTTATCGGCAGCCAGGGAAGAGAGAAGATCACCGTTGAAGAGCTGGCGGGTCTGGCCAATACCATACCTTATGAGATCGTCTGCGGTTTCGGCAGGCGCATACCCCGTGTCTATACCCCTTAAAACTACGGAATAGCCCTGATCAAGTAGATAGCGAAAGTCAAGGCCAGTATATGCGGCAGAGAGGCGGCGATAATCGGCTGCAGTATCCCGGCTTTGCCCAGGGCCACGCTTATAGCGTTTAACACGTAATACAAAAACCCCATTACAAGCGATAATCCCAGTGAAGAAAAACCCGTGGCTTTCCTTCTGATCTTAAGCGAGAACGGTATCCCCAGGAGGATTATGATCATGCTGGTCAAGGGTGAGGTGAACCTTTGGTAAAGGTCAACGTACAGATTGCGGATCACGGTCACCGCTCCGCTCTTGGAAAGCCGCTTGATATATCCTCGGATATCGGCTATGCTCATGTAATCCGTGCTTTGCCTCTGGTGGATGAATTCCGCCGGGGTCTCGGATATAGCCATCACCTCTTCGTCAAGATACTGCGGGTCGATGGTAAGCTGCCCGTCTTCGTCAAAGGTGTAGGTCAGGGATTGATAGAACTTCCAGATGCCGTCGGCATAGATGCCTTTGTTCGCCACTATCTTTTTGGTGATGTTCTGTTGAGAGTCGTGTTCCAGAATGATTATCCCGGTCATTGTGTTGGTGGCGGGATAGAATTTATTTATAAAATAAAGCCTGTTTTGCATCCCGTAGATGGACAGTTCTTTTATCACCTCGAGTTCTTTCCTCGCGTTATTCTTCGAAGAGTTCTCCATAGCCTCTTTGGTCCTTTCGGTGATGAATCTCGCCTGAGGGACGAATCGGTCATTAACCCAGAATAAGAGCGCGCTGGTCACCAAGCCGAAGATGATTACCGTGCGGGTTATCTGAAAGATGCTTAATCCTGAAGCGCGCATAGCGATGATCTCGTTATCGTGATTCAGTTTGGAGAAGGTATAAAGTGTCGCTAAAAGGCAGGCGAAGGGCGCCACCTGGATGAATATTACCGGGATATACGCCAGGTAATACTGGATGATCACGCGTAGGTTAACCCGGTTTTCCAGGATTACGTCCAGGTGGGAAAACAGGTCTACGATGATAAAAAGGAAGAAGAAGGTAAACAGACACCACAAAAAGAGGGTCAATACGGACTTGAATATATAGCGGTCTAATATGCGCATAGTCTGAAGGTCAGTATGGCTCCGATCAGCCCGAAGATAACATTGGGCGTCCAGAAGGCGATCGCCGGGGCAAGATATCCTTCCCTGGCCAGGGCCTCTGTCCCCAGCAGCATCAGGTAATAGATCATCACTAATATGAAAGCGATGCTGAAATTTATCGATTTTTCCCTTCTGCGGGTGATTATCGCCAGAGGAAGCCCCAGGAGAATGAATACAAAAGAGGAGAATGCCAGGGATATCTTTTTATGGATCTCCGCCACCAGAAGGTTGGCGTCTTTTATCCCCTGTCTTTTTAAGTCCAGGATCGCAGCTTTTAGCTCCTGTATGGTCATATCCTTGGGTTTTTTCTCGATTTTGTCCGTCTCCGGCGAGGTCATTGCCAGGGTCATAAAATAGGTCTTGAAATTGAGCTTATAAAAGATTTTTGGGTTGTCCGGGTCAGGCTCGTCTGTGGTCCCGTCCATAAGCTTGAGCTTAACTATGTTCTTTTCCGGGTCGACGATGAATTCCCCTCTTTTGGCGGCGATGATCCGCGCGGGTTTATTCTCGCCCTGGGACTCATAAATGCGTATGTTGTGCAGCCGGTTCTCTTCTATGGAATAGATGAAGAGCTTGTATTTTTCAAAAGAATTGATGAACACCCCGGGCTCCAGCACTGCCGCGGGGTTCTTTATGCCTACCTGCATCAGGGTCTTTCTTGTCTCAAAATGCGCGTAGGGGATGACCCGATCGTTGATTATCACCATGAACAGGCTGATGATCAGGCCGACAATAAGCTGGGGGATGATCAACCGCGACAGCCCTATGCCGCTGGCCTTGATGGTCACTATTTCATTATCGCTGGAAAGCCGGCCCATGGCAAGGAGGATGGCGACCAGCGTGGAGATGGGCAGGATATAAATAAGCAGGGAAGGGATCATGAACAGGAAAAGCTTCCCCACGATGTAGATGTCTACGCCTTTATTGATTATCAGCTCAGCGATCTTTATCAGATTGCCTAAAAGCATTACGAAGGTCAGGACAGTGAAGGACATAAACAATGGCCCGACGAATTCTCTCAGGAAGTAATTTCTCAGTATCCGCATATGGTCAGCTCGCTAAGGTTAAAACTAAAACTTTATCCGCTCCGGCGTTCTTCAGGGCAAAGGCGGCCTCGGAAGAGGTCGCGCCGGTAGTCATAACGTCGTCTATTAGAAGTATAGACTTGCCCCGGATCGTTCCGGGGTCCCTAACCGCAAAACTCGCTTTTACGTTGTTGAAACGCTGCTGATCTTTCAGGTCTGTCTGTGTCCGGGTATGGCGGCAGCGGACAAGATTATCTTTCAGCACTTTCTTGCTGTATGCTTTGGCTATGCGATCGCTCAGGATAAGCGCCTGATTGAATTCCCGCTCCCGCAGCCTTGCCGGATGCAAAGGCACCGGGATGACCAAGTCCAATGAATCAATGGGGATCTTGTATTCTCGAATGAATTCGACCATGAACCCGGCGATCAGCGGGCCGAGGTAATCCTTTTTTTGATATTTGAACTGGTGGATAAGTTCTTTTATCGGCCCATCGTAAACGCATGGGCTGAATGCCCGGTCAAAGTGCAATGGATGCTTGATGCATCCGGAGCATAAATGTTTGCCGGGATCATCTTTATTCAGCGTCCTTCCGCAGATCCGGCAGAAAGGCGGCAGGTTCTTCTTGATCTGACCCCAGCATTTAAAGCAGACCAGTTCCCCTATCGAAAGAGCGTTAATTTTATTCCTGCAGACCAGGCATATCCTGGGATAAAGTATATCCCGCAGGCCCTTTAACAGGTCCTGCCAGAAAAACCCTGTTTTCTCAACGGAAATACCAGGTTTTCTGTTCAAGATCAATCCGCCCTCCGCAAGAACACATTGATATAATAACAATTAAATAGATATTTGTCAAAAGAATTGACAGTCGGGGGTTGCCAGAGTAGAATAAAAACCTATGGAAAACAACGATGTGAAAAAACTAAAAGAAAGGCTGGCGGCGCTTTTGCATAAGGACGCCTTAAAAAAAGGCAAATTCATCCTTTCTTCGGGCAAAGAGAGCAATTTCTACCTTGACGGCAGGATAATTACTATGACCCCGGAGGGCGTTTACCTTGTGGCCAGTATAATTCTGGAATGGATAAAAGGCGCAGATATCCAGGCTTTAGGCGGCCCCACTCTTGGGGCTGATCCCATAGTCGGAGCCGTGGCTGCTTTGAGCCATATACAGCAAATCCCCTTGAAGGCCTTTATCGTCCGCAAGCAGGCCAAAGAACACGGCACGCAGCGTCAGATAGAAGGTCCGGCTTTAAAACCGGGAGAACGGGTAGTTATAGTTGATGACGTGGCTACTACCGGCAAGTCCCTGGTTGAGGCCAAGGCCGCACTGGATAAGATCGGCGTGATAGTGGACCGGGCAATAGTCATAGTGGACAGGAATGACGGGGCCAAGGAAAATCTGGAAGCAACAGGTTGTAAATTACAGGCGATATTTAACATAAAAGAACTGGTTTAACCGGTGAAGATCAATAAGATTGTTATAGCCGGCGCAGGCCCTGCCGGAATGATGGCGGCTATCCGCAGCCGTCAACTCTCCCAAGACGTAAGCCTGATCGAGAAAAACCCCCTCCCGGGAAAGAAGCTGCTTTTAACCGGGAAAGGCAGATGTAACCTCACCAATGACTGCGACCTGGAAGATTTCCTCTCCCGGTTCTCCGCGAACGGCGCTTTCCTGCGCGACGCATTCAATAAATTCTTCGTAAAAGAGCTCATGGATTTCTTTACCCGCCGCGGCCTGCAATTGAAAGTAGAGCGCCAGGGCCGGGTTTTTCCTGTTTGCGACCGTTCCAGCGGGATCCTGGATATCTTGCGCAAGGAAATGGAAAAGAACAAGGTAAAGACCTATTACAAAACCGGATTAAAGGATATCGTTAAAGAGAATTCCCGGGTCAAGGCTGTATTGCTTTCAGACGGTAAGATCATCCATACGGATAAAGTCATCCTGGCGACCGGCGGACTGTCTTACGCCTTTACCGGCTCTACCGGCGAAGGGATAAAGTTGGCGCAAAGGCTGGGGCACAATATAATCGCCTGCCGTCCGGGCCTGGTCCCTTTAGAGGTAAAGCATGAGTGCGTACGGGAACTGGAAGGATTGACCCTAAAGAATATCCGGCTTAAATTCTTCACCCCGGGCAAAGATATTATTTCAGAGGTCGGTGAACTGATGTTCACCCATAACGGCATATCCGGTCCGTTGGTATTAACTTTAAGCAGCAGGATAGTTGACTGGTTAGCGGCTAAAAAAGAGGTTTTTGTAGAGATCGACCTCAAACCGGCTTTGTCCCCGGAGCAATTAGAGCAAAGATTGCTGCGTGATCTCAAGGCGAACCCCCGCAAAGGCCTCAAGCATATACTTAAGGAAAGCCTGCCTTTACGCTTGATCGATGTTTTTATCCGTTTAGGGGAGTTGGACCCGGAGAAAAAAGGCAATCAGATAACCCAGGGAGAACGGTTTAAGATCGGCCGGTTATTGAAGGCTTTATCCTTTGAGATAAAAGGGACCCTGCCTCTTGAAGAAGCTATGGTTACCCGCGGCGGCATATCGTTAAAGGATATAGACCCGCGGACCATGGAGTCGCGTATCATAAAAGGCCTGTATTTTTGCGGAGAGATGATCGACCTGGACGCGGATACGGGGGGTTTTAACCTGCAAGCCGCTTTCTCCACGGGATATTTAGCCGGGGAATCCGCGGCACAAACTTAATTAACATAGGTAGCTAAGGGTTTTGTTATGCGGAAGGTATATTTAGCTTCTGACTCTCAAGCCAGGAAGAAACTTTTTCGTATATTCGGTTTAAGATTCAAGATCCTGCCCAGCGGCATAAAAGAACAGGCATCCCCCCGCAGACTTTCGTATTCCCAGCTGGTTAAGAAGAACGCCGAGCAAAAGGCGTTAGCCGTATCTCAAAAAGTCAAATCCGGCATAATCGTAGGCGCGGATACGATCGTAGTCGACGGCAAGCGCATTTTCGGAAAGCCGGCGGATATCCAAGATGCCCGCCGGATGCTTAAAAGACTCTCGGGAAGCGCTCAATGGGTTTATACCGGGGTCTGCGTGATCGACAAGGACAAAGGGAAAAAGATCACCGCCTTTGAAAAAACAAAGATATATATGGATAAGCTTAGCGATGAAGAAATAAACGCTTATTTCCGCTATGTCTGCCCCCTGGATAAGGCCGGCAGCTTCGATATCCAGGGCAGGGGGGCGTTCTTTATCCGGCGCATCGACGGGTGTTTTTATAATGTTGTCGGATTGCCTTTAAGAAAGCTTTATTGGATATTCAAAAAACTCCATATAAAAGTTTTTATGTTATTTTTTATCCTTTTTCCTTTAACCTTTATCCTTTTGGGCGGCTGTTCCCCCGAGTATAATGTCGTTACCGGAAAACAGGAAAGCTTCTATTACTCTACCGAAAAAGAAGTCAATATGGGCAGGTCTATTTCCAAACAACTGGAGAAAGAATATAAGCTGGATGGCGACCCTTTGGTCCAGGAGCGGGTTAAAAATATCGGCAGGAAGATTGTCGCGGCCTGCGACCGCAAGGATATAGATTATACTTTCAAGGCGCTCGCCGATGATGAGATCAACGCCGTGTCCCTGCCCGGAGGATTTGTATATGTGAATAAAGGGCTGATCGACAAAGTTAAAGATGACGATGAGCTTGCCGGGGTCCTGGCGCATGAGGTCGGGCATATCGTGGCCAGGCACAGTATTAAAAAACTGCAGGGGGTAATGAGTTATTCGGTCTTTAATATATTGACCGTGGTTACCACGCGCTCCGCCGAAGTGGTCACTGCGGCGGATTGCGCGTTCACCGAACTGCTTATGGGTTACAGCCGGGA
This region of Candidatus Omnitrophota bacterium genomic DNA includes:
- a CDS encoding LptF/LptG family permease, producing the protein MRILDRYIFKSVLTLFLWCLFTFFFLFIIVDLFSHLDVILENRVNLRVIIQYYLAYIPVIFIQVAPFACLLATLYTFSKLNHDNEIIAMRASGLSIFQITRTVIIFGLVTSALLFWVNDRFVPQARFITERTKEAMENSSKNNARKELEVIKELSIYGMQNRLYFINKFYPATNTMTGIIILEHDSQQNITKKIVANKGIYADGIWKFYQSLTYTFDEDGQLTIDPQYLDEEVMAISETPAEFIHQRQSTDYMSIADIRGYIKRLSKSGAVTVIRNLYVDLYQRFTSPLTSMIIILLGIPFSLKIRRKATGFSSLGLSLVMGFLYYVLNAISVALGKAGILQPIIAASLPHILALTFAIYLIRAIP
- a CDS encoding LptF/LptG family permease, with protein sequence MRILRNYFLREFVGPLFMSFTVLTFVMLLGNLIKIAELIINKGVDIYIVGKLFLFMIPSLLIYILPISTLVAILLAMGRLSSDNEIVTIKASGIGLSRLIIPQLIVGLIISLFMVIINDRVIPYAHFETRKTLMQVGIKNPAAVLEPGVFINSFEKYKLFIYSIEENRLHNIRIYESQGENKPARIIAAKRGEFIVDPEKNIVKLKLMDGTTDEPDPDNPKIFYKLNFKTYFMTLAMTSPETDKIEKKPKDMTIQELKAAILDLKRQGIKDANLLVAEIHKKISLAFSSFVFILLGLPLAIITRRREKSINFSIAFILVMIYYLMLLGTEALAREGYLAPAIAFWTPNVIFGLIGAILTFRLCAY
- a CDS encoding ComF family protein; the protein is MNRKPGISVEKTGFFWQDLLKGLRDILYPRICLVCRNKINALSIGELVCFKCWGQIKKNLPPFCRICGRTLNKDDPGKHLCSGCIKHPLHFDRAFSPCVYDGPIKELIHQFKYQKKDYLGPLIAGFMVEFIREYKIPIDSLDLVIPVPLHPARLREREFNQALILSDRIAKAYSKKVLKDNLVRCRHTRTQTDLKDQQRFNNVKASFAVRDPGTIRGKSILLIDDVMTTGATSSEAAFALKNAGADKVLVLTLAS
- the pyrE gene encoding orotate phosphoribosyltransferase, which encodes MENNDVKKLKERLAALLHKDALKKGKFILSSGKESNFYLDGRIITMTPEGVYLVASIILEWIKGADIQALGGPTLGADPIVGAVAALSHIQQIPLKAFIVRKQAKEHGTQRQIEGPALKPGERVVIVDDVATTGKSLVEAKAALDKIGVIVDRAIVIVDRNDGAKENLEATGCKLQAIFNIKELV
- a CDS encoding NAD(P)/FAD-dependent oxidoreductase — its product is MKINKIVIAGAGPAGMMAAIRSRQLSQDVSLIEKNPLPGKKLLLTGKGRCNLTNDCDLEDFLSRFSANGAFLRDAFNKFFVKELMDFFTRRGLQLKVERQGRVFPVCDRSSGILDILRKEMEKNKVKTYYKTGLKDIVKENSRVKAVLLSDGKIIHTDKVILATGGLSYAFTGSTGEGIKLAQRLGHNIIACRPGLVPLEVKHECVRELEGLTLKNIRLKFFTPGKDIISEVGELMFTHNGISGPLVLTLSSRIVDWLAAKKEVFVEIDLKPALSPEQLEQRLLRDLKANPRKGLKHILKESLPLRLIDVFIRLGELDPEKKGNQITQGERFKIGRLLKALSFEIKGTLPLEEAMVTRGGISLKDIDPRTMESRIIKGLYFCGEMIDLDADTGGFNLQAAFSTGYLAGESAAQT
- a CDS encoding Maf family nucleotide pyrophosphatase produces the protein MRKVYLASDSQARKKLFRIFGLRFKILPSGIKEQASPRRLSYSQLVKKNAEQKALAVSQKVKSGIIVGADTIVVDGKRIFGKPADIQDARRMLKRLSGSAQWVYTGVCVIDKDKGKKITAFEKTKIYMDKLSDEEINAYFRYVCPLDKAGSFDIQGRGAFFIRRIDGCFYNVVGLPLRKLYWIFKKLHIKVFMLFFILFPLTFILLGGCSPEYNVVTGKQESFYYSTEKEVNMGRSISKQLEKEYKLDGDPLVQERVKNIGRKIVAACDRKDIDYTFKALADDEINAVSLPGGFVYVNKGLIDKVKDDDELAGVLAHEVGHIVARHSIKKLQGVMSYSVFNILTVVTTRSAEVVTAADCAFTELLMGYSREDELLADQLAARYMKLAGYDPHAMISFLEKLQEVNRRKPLRPKTYYKTHPYVPDRIRVVKQELGEKMGFSDYINTEQKTHDQR